The DNA region GATCCTGGGAGAGGCGCTTCCGCTCGTTCTCCGAAAGATGAAGCATTACGCGCAGCAGCCATATGGGCTGCTGGGAGGATCCCAGCTTCTCCAGCTCTGAAGTCAAATCCTCGATCACGCGGAAATTATCATACAGCACGCTCACATAGCGAGAGATCGTCTCCAGCCATATCTTTTTCGCTTCGTACTTGAGCAGCGATGCTTTCTCGCCGATGTAGATCATGCTGTGCTCCCCGTTGATCTCTCCGATCTTCACGAAATATCCGTCCGGCGTCTCGTGCAGCTTGCAGAGCGGAAGCCGCTCGGGATGGCGCTCGCAAATCGCATAAAGCACGTCCTTGGAGAAGTCTTCTGCCCCTCCCACGATGCAGAACTCCGAGCTGCCGCAATTCATGGTGACGAGGCTGACCTTCCCGGTTTTAAGCACTTTTTGGATTTCCTCGACGATCCTTGCGTTCAGCTCACTGATCTTCACCATCCCGAACAGGTCCGAGGAGAACCGGTCGAGGCTCATCTGCAGCTTGAAATACCGCTCCTCGCTCTCCCGGATCAGCTTCTCCGCCGCTTTCCGCTCCCGCTCCGCCCTCTTCTCCTCCGTAATATCCCGGATAATCGTCAAGGCTGTATGGTCTCCGATATATGGGATCGGGGCAGTAACGACCTCGATGTCAATGACCGTGCCGTCGAGCTGGATGATCTGGCTCTCCACCAGCGTTGCGGTGGCCCCCCGCTCATATACTCCCTTGACCTCTCTTTGAACCAAGTCAATCTGATCCGGGGGAACGAAATGCTCATACCCTCTCTCTACAAGCTGACCGAGATCCGTAACGCCAAGCAGGCGCATGCCTGCCGGATTCATATAAATGCATTCAAAATTCGAATGAAGCACCATCGCGACCGGAGCGATATCCAAAATGTGGCGGTTGATCCGTTCGCTCTCGATCAATGCCTGTTCCGCAGCTTTGCGTGCCGTCACGTCCTCGAAGAAAATTTTGATCGCATCCGTATCGTCGTCGGGCAATGCCGTCACGATGACCTCCGCCTTGGCTCCGTCCATCCTCCGGATCGACAGCTCCTCGGAGACGACATTTCCTTGGCGAATTCGCTCAATGACCCTATCGCGCTTACTCTGTTCACAGGGCTCGTACAGCCAGTCCCAAGGATCGGTCCCAAGAAAATCCTCCGAGCCGCTGGCGCCTACAATCCGCAGTCCGGCTGGATTGACATAGACCAGCTTGTGCTCCCTGCATACGGCGATGGCGACCGGTGAAGATTCTACGAGCCTGCGGTATCGCTCCACGCTCTCTTTCAGCGCCTGCTCCATCTTTTTGCGCTCGGTAATGTCTTGAAGCGCCTCTTCCATCTTATGGCGGGAAGTAACGTCGATCGCGATGCCATCCACCCGGACCATCCGTTTCGCCTGATCCATGGTCGGGATCATCTTCACCTGGACCCAGCGCACTTCGCCCGCGGCATGGATAATCCGGTAGTGCGTGTGGACAGCTTCACCCTGCCGCAGCTTCAGAACGCAGGATTCGAACAATGGCAGGTCCTCCGGGTGAATCAGCGCTCTCCAAGGCACGCCGTTTCCGAAATACTCCGCCGAATAGCCGGTCATTTCATGAAAGGCCAGGGAGGCGCTTACAATCCGCCCCGATCCGCAATCATAGGACCAGATGCCGACATCAAGCGTATGCAGCAGATCGTCCAGCATTCGAAACCTGCTCTCCGCCTCCAGAAGTCTTGTTTGGTTGTCTTTTAGCAAATTGCGCTGCCTGCGCCTCCTCACGATGATCATGCCGATCATCACTACGTATATGACGAGGATAGCGAGTGCCGTCCAGAAGTTTTCATGTCTCAATAAGCTGTCCATCCTCTCTTCGCCGTCCATTCAGTCGATGTCATGCTAGATTGCTGTCTCTCTGCCTTCATGGAATGCATCAAAGAGCAGCCAAATGATATATCGGCATATTTTGCACAAATGCGAATATCGAACGAAAAAAATCTTTTTCGGACATCCGGCAGCATTGCTTCAGTCCCATTAGAACAAGCAGAACATCCTTGACAAAGATATGTTGCGTCCTGACTCATCTCCGGACAAAAAAATGCCCGTAAACGGCTTCTTTACCGTTTACGGGCGGCTTCGTGGCGAATGCAGCAGCCATCGTAATGAACTGAACAATCAGGCGAGATCCCACTCCGAATGGATTTTCGGAACGTCGGAGATCAGCTGGCGGGTGTACGGATGCTTCGGATTCAGGATGACTTCCTCTGCCGGCCCCTTCTCAACCACTTTCCCCTGCTCCATGATGTAAAGCGTATCGCTCACATAGTAGGCCAAGCCGACGTCATGGGTAATGAAAATAATCGTCATATTGTTCTCCTCCCGCAGCTTAAGGAGCATATCCAGGATGGTCGATCTGGAGCAGGCGTCGACCATGGAGGTCGGCTCATCGGCGATAAGCAGCTTCGGATGGAGGATAAAAATTCTCGCGATCATAAGCCGCTGCATCTGTCCGCCGGACAGCTCGAACGGGTACTTATTATGCAGCTCCTCGTATTTCAGATTGACGAAGGAGCAGGCCTCCTTCATGCGGCGCAGCTGCTCCTCCTTCGTCAGCTTCTCCCCCTGCAGCTTGATGCAATCGAGAAGAAGCTTCTCGACTCTGTAGAACTGGTTGAAGGAAGAGAACGGGTCCTGAAAAATCGCCTGAATATGCTTCCAATACTTTCTCCGGTCCGAATGCCGCTTCAGCCGTCTCGGCTTGCCCATGTATTCGATCGTTCCGGCGCTCTCCTTGAGCAGTCCCATAATCAGTTTGGCCAGCGTCGTTTTGCCGCTTCCGCTCTCTCCGGCGATCGATATAATTTCGCCTTCATGAAAAGCAAAGCTGACGTTGTCAACCGCGGTCGTCTTGTTGCCGCCGAAGCCGAATACCTTCGTCAGGTTCTTTCCTTCGATCAGCACGTTACTCCCCTTCATTCGCATACCACTCCCTAAGCGTTTCAGGCTCGACAATGCATCGGTACGTCCGGTCCCCCAAGGTTTTGTTCGCAATCTTTCCCTTGCGGCACGCCTCCTGGACATACGTGCAGCGATCCGCGAACCGGCAGCCCTCCGGCACGTTCTTCAGGTTCGGCGGCGTTCCCGGAATGGCCGCCAGCTTATGGCCCTTCATGCCTTCCTCCGGCACGATGATAGAGCCCATCAGCTTCTTCGTATACGGATGGATCGGATCAAAGATCATCTGCTCGGCGGTTCCCCGCTCCACGATCTCGCCCGCGTACATGACCATAATGTCGTCCGTGACATGGTACAAGAGCGGCAGCTCGTGCGTAATGAAGACGAGCGACTGGATAAAGCCTTTGTCCAGCAAGCTCTTCAGCAGCTTGATCACCGCCTTTTGCGACGTGACGTCCAGCGCGGAGGTCGGTTCGTCCGCGATCAGCACTTTCGGGTTCAAAATCGTGGAGATCGCAATGACGGTCCGCTGCTTCATGCCGCCTGACAGCTCATTCGGATACGAGTTCAGCACCCTCGGCGACAGGTTCAGCGTCTCGAACCGCTCGGCGGCCATATCCCATACCTGCTTCTTGGTCAGCTCGGGCCGATGCTCCTTCATGATGTCCTCGATGAAACGGATGATCCGCAGCGTCGGATTCAACGCATTCATCGCCGCCTGCGGAATGTAGGAGATCTCCCTGCCCGACACTTGGGAGCGCAGCTGCTCCTTCCCGAGCTTCATGATATCCCTTCCGCCGACGATAATGGAGCCGCCTCCGAAATAAAGCGGGGGAAAGTAAAATCCCATCAGGCTTAAGGCCAGCGTCGATTTGCCGCAGCCCGATTCGCCGGCGATGCCGAGCGTCTTTCCCTCCTCCAGCGCGAACGTGACGCCATCCACCGCATAGACGTGCTCCTTGAGCCGGGTCCGGTAATACGTCTTCAATTCGTTGACTTCCAGAATATGCGTACTCACGTCATCC from Paenibacillus ihbetae includes:
- a CDS encoding PAS domain S-box protein; translated protein: MRHENFWTALAILVIYVVMIGMIIVRRRRQRNLLKDNQTRLLEAESRFRMLDDLLHTLDVGIWSYDCGSGRIVSASLAFHEMTGYSAEYFGNGVPWRALIHPEDLPLFESCVLKLRQGEAVHTHYRIIHAAGEVRWVQVKMIPTMDQAKRMVRVDGIAIDVTSRHKMEEALQDITERKKMEQALKESVERYRRLVESSPVAIAVCREHKLVYVNPAGLRIVGASGSEDFLGTDPWDWLYEPCEQSKRDRVIERIRQGNVVSEELSIRRMDGAKAEVIVTALPDDDTDAIKIFFEDVTARKAAEQALIESERINRHILDIAPVAMVLHSNFECIYMNPAGMRLLGVTDLGQLVERGYEHFVPPDQIDLVQREVKGVYERGATATLVESQIIQLDGTVIDIEVVTAPIPYIGDHTALTIIRDITEEKRAERERKAAEKLIRESEERYFKLQMSLDRFSSDLFGMVKISELNARIVEEIQKVLKTGKVSLVTMNCGSSEFCIVGGAEDFSKDVLYAICERHPERLPLCKLHETPDGYFVKIGEINGEHSMIYIGEKASLLKYEAKKIWLETISRYVSVLYDNFRVIEDLTSELEKLGSSQQPIWLLRVMLHLSENERKRLSQDLHDAALQEQIIWYRKLNQIVTDTELPPKLRGQLEEIEQGLLDVIYQIRITCNELRPPLLKEEGLERSLEALFEFTQLRTNYAISFEGSGFEEDLSDDRLIGLYRIVQELLSNATKHSNATEVKLSLSTRSGKVILNYEDNGIGMGPEELEKLEKQRDHFSSMGIRGMKERVRCMNGTIAFGSAASGGLSISISVTAR
- a CDS encoding ABC transporter ATP-binding protein, with the translated sequence MKGSNVLIEGKNLTKVFGFGGNKTTAVDNVSFAFHEGEIISIAGESGSGKTTLAKLIMGLLKESAGTIEYMGKPRRLKRHSDRRKYWKHIQAIFQDPFSSFNQFYRVEKLLLDCIKLQGEKLTKEEQLRRMKEACSFVNLKYEELHNKYPFELSGGQMQRLMIARIFILHPKLLIADEPTSMVDACSRSTILDMLLKLREENNMTIIFITHDVGLAYYVSDTLYIMEQGKVVEKGPAEEVILNPKHPYTRQLISDVPKIHSEWDLA
- a CDS encoding ABC transporter ATP-binding protein, which encodes MSTHILEVNELKTYYRTRLKEHVYAVDGVTFALEEGKTLGIAGESGCGKSTLALSLMGFYFPPLYFGGGSIIVGGRDIMKLGKEQLRSQVSGREISYIPQAAMNALNPTLRIIRFIEDIMKEHRPELTKKQVWDMAAERFETLNLSPRVLNSYPNELSGGMKQRTVIAISTILNPKVLIADEPTSALDVTSQKAVIKLLKSLLDKGFIQSLVFITHELPLLYHVTDDIMVMYAGEIVERGTAEQMIFDPIHPYTKKLMGSIIVPEEGMKGHKLAAIPGTPPNLKNVPEGCRFADRCTYVQEACRKGKIANKTLGDRTYRCIVEPETLREWYANEGE